TTGACCTTCTTGCCGGCCGCCGCATCGGGCGCGTTCATCCGGGCCGAGCAACCGGGGCACGTAACGGGAATCGGCATGGATGACCTCGTGAACTCGATGCTGGGTCGGACGAACACTTATTCTATTCGTGAATCACGTACCCATGATGTTGTAACCGCAGTCCACATAGAGGATCTGACCGGTCACGGCGCTGGCGAACGGGCTGCACAGGTAGAGGGTCGCGTTCGCGACCTCTTCCGGCTCGATCGGCCGGCGCAGCGGGGAGTGTTCGGCCGCGTGCGTGATGAGTTTGTCGAAGTCCGGGTTGATCGCCCGCGCCGCGCGACTCGCGTAGGGGCCGGCGGAGATCAGGTTCACGCGCACGTTCTTGTCGCCCACGAACCACGAGAGCTGCTTCGCGTCCATCTGGAGCGCGGCCTTGCACGTCCCCATGCCGCCGCCGTAGTGCGGGACCACCCGCTCCCCGGCAACGTAGGTCAGGCCCACCACACTCCCACCGCCCGGACGGTTCGCCATGTGCGGGGCCGCCGCCCGAACCATGCTGACGAGCGAGTACGACGACACGCCCATCGCCTCGTGGTACGCCTTCCGGCTCGTCTCGATCAGCGACTTCTTGATTTCCGAACTGAACGCGATTGAGTGAATGAGAATGTCGATCCCGCCGAACTCGGCCGCGACCGCGTCCACGGTGCCCTTGATCGAGTATTCCGGGAACTGGGCGTAGCGGCGGTTGGTGCGGACCTCTTCCGGCACGTCGGCCATCGTGTCGTAGCTCGCGTCGCACGGGAACAGCTTCGCCGGCTTGAACTCGCTCCCGTCCGGGAGCAGGCGCGATTCCCGGTCCATGTCGCGGGTGAGAACGCCCTCAACGATCCCCATCACGCGCGGGTGGCACGCGAGCACGACCGTGGCCCCGGCCGCCTGGAGCGTCTTCGCGATGTACCACGCGAAGCTGATGTTGTCGCCGACACCGGAAACGAGTGCGACTTTGCCGGAGAGATCGATGGGAAGCATGGGAACCTCGGAAAATGACACGGCACGCGGACCGTTCTTGTCCGCGTGCCGTTTTATTGATCCGGTTCCGCTACGGCTTCCGCTCCCGACCTGACACGCTCGGGCGCCGAGCCCAAGTACAAGCCGCGCCGAAACGGTCGCTTATCGCCAGCGGAAGATGCGGAGCGCGAGCGCGAAACTGATGCCGCCCCAC
The Gemmata palustris DNA segment above includes these coding regions:
- a CDS encoding SDR family oxidoreductase — protein: MLPIDLSGKVALVSGVGDNISFAWYIAKTLQAAGATVVLACHPRVMGIVEGVLTRDMDRESRLLPDGSEFKPAKLFPCDASYDTMADVPEEVRTNRRYAQFPEYSIKGTVDAVAAEFGGIDILIHSIAFSSEIKKSLIETSRKAYHEAMGVSSYSLVSMVRAAAPHMANRPGGGSVVGLTYVAGERVVPHYGGGMGTCKAALQMDAKQLSWFVGDKNVRVNLISAGPYASRAARAINPDFDKLITHAAEHSPLRRPIEPEEVANATLYLCSPFASAVTGQILYVDCGYNIMGT